One genomic region from Arthrobacter sp. YN encodes:
- a CDS encoding alpha/beta hydrolase: protein MTANQVAVPWEAELPEAMAAPPFPVFDAPGVPEIVSGVSEVHREVNYVRAIGFRPLKMDIWLPRRAKGAVPVVVWVHGGAFQFGDRRQLPPTFAPDSVFRLLNEAGIACATVDYRLSLEAPFPAQLHDLKAAVRYLRTFADELGIDGSRIGAWGESAGGHLAALLGLTGNREDLHGGLGAQNQASGIRAVVDFYGVSSLRDIPPVNLPAGLLPAASTAAVPAGMSLQPNQMLVGGSDDPALMAAASPLSYVTADAPPFLLVHGDSDGMVPHAQTDLLAAALQEAGVEHQVITIKGADHAFVGAENDVDAILASAVNFFTRTLGQ from the coding sequence ATGACTGCTAACCAAGTCGCCGTGCCCTGGGAAGCTGAGCTACCGGAGGCGATGGCGGCGCCGCCTTTCCCCGTTTTCGATGCACCCGGCGTCCCGGAAATAGTGTCCGGGGTCTCTGAGGTGCATCGCGAAGTCAACTACGTGCGTGCCATTGGCTTCAGGCCGCTGAAGATGGATATATGGCTTCCCCGCCGGGCCAAGGGCGCGGTGCCGGTGGTGGTTTGGGTGCACGGTGGCGCCTTTCAATTCGGAGACCGGCGGCAACTCCCGCCCACTTTTGCGCCGGATTCAGTTTTCCGGTTGCTCAATGAAGCTGGAATCGCGTGCGCCACGGTGGACTATCGCCTCTCGCTGGAAGCTCCGTTCCCAGCCCAGCTCCATGATCTGAAAGCTGCTGTCCGCTACTTGCGCACCTTCGCAGATGAGCTGGGCATCGACGGCAGCCGTATCGGGGCCTGGGGGGAGTCCGCCGGCGGACACCTTGCAGCACTTCTAGGGCTGACGGGTAACCGTGAAGACCTTCACGGCGGCCTTGGAGCCCAGAATCAGGCCAGTGGAATCAGGGCTGTAGTTGACTTCTACGGTGTTTCTTCACTTAGAGATATCCCTCCCGTAAACCTGCCGGCGGGCCTGCTACCGGCAGCTTCGACTGCCGCCGTTCCCGCAGGAATGTCCCTGCAACCCAATCAGATGCTCGTGGGCGGTTCCGATGATCCCGCGCTGATGGCCGCAGCAAGCCCGCTCAGCTATGTAACCGCCGACGCACCGCCGTTCCTGTTGGTGCACGGAGACAGCGACGGTATGGTGCCGCATGCTCAGACTGACCTTCTTGCCGCTGCGCTCCAGGAAGCAGGGGTGGAGCATCAGGTGATCACCATCAAAGGGGCTGACCACGCCTTCGTTGGAGCCGAGAACGACGTGGATGCAATCCTCGCATCAGCCGTGAACTTCTTTACTCGAACGCTGGGCCAGTGA
- a CDS encoding alpha/beta hydrolase: MVHFHGGGWRVGARSSLGPTIEALGLSPIQRLVDAGFVVASADYRLSSVANYPAQLLDAKAAVRWLRAHAADYQVDPDRIYAWGDSAGGHLASLVGLTTGSNKYRGQRGDAAEWAGISDRVAAVAAWYPPTDLLRMGEQRLPNAVANADDPGSREALLLGAQPAEAPDKSAAASPLTYAGSHAPPFLLVHGTSDRYVPPSQSTSLAAALKAEGGDVELLLIEGADHMWQLPGQDIAAAVQATEATVDFFNRQARKSLTSG; the protein is encoded by the coding sequence GTGGTCCACTTTCACGGTGGCGGGTGGCGCGTAGGCGCCCGGTCTTCACTAGGCCCCACTATTGAAGCCCTTGGTCTGAGCCCGATACAGCGCTTGGTGGACGCCGGATTCGTAGTGGCCTCCGCCGATTACCGGCTCAGCTCCGTAGCTAACTATCCTGCGCAGCTGCTTGATGCTAAAGCGGCTGTCCGCTGGCTTAGAGCCCATGCCGCCGACTACCAGGTTGACCCGGACAGAATATACGCGTGGGGCGACTCAGCAGGTGGTCATCTAGCCAGCCTGGTGGGACTAACCACCGGGTCCAACAAGTACCGCGGCCAACGTGGTGACGCCGCCGAATGGGCGGGGATCAGCGACAGAGTTGCCGCCGTGGCCGCTTGGTATCCGCCCACGGACCTACTCCGCATGGGAGAACAGCGATTGCCCAACGCCGTCGCCAACGCGGATGACCCGGGTTCGCGAGAGGCACTACTCCTTGGCGCGCAACCAGCTGAGGCGCCGGACAAGTCAGCAGCCGCAAGCCCGCTGACTTACGCCGGCAGTCACGCGCCGCCGTTCCTCCTGGTGCATGGAACATCGGACCGCTATGTTCCGCCATCGCAATCGACCTCGCTGGCAGCTGCTTTGAAGGCCGAGGGCGGGGACGTCGAACTCCTGCTCATTGAGGGCGCTGACCACATGTGGCAACTTCCTGGACAGGACATCGCCGCTGCGGTACAAGCGACAGAGGCCACTGTTGACTTCTTCAATCGGCAGGCGCGAAAATCCTTGACCTCAGGGTAA